One part of the Phragmites australis chromosome 3, lpPhrAust1.1, whole genome shotgun sequence genome encodes these proteins:
- the LOC133912785 gene encoding magnesium-chelatase subunit ChlI, chloroplastic encodes MVSPFTPFSPTSAPAAARALLPASTSRPLSLAVSGRIPFTKGFRRGRFTVCNVAASEQEVKASAAAKESQRPVYPFAAIVGQDEMKLCLLLNVIDPKIGGVMIMGDRGTGKSTTVRSLVDLLPDIRVVIGDPFNSDPDDPEVMGPEVRQRVLQGDNLPVTRAKITMVDLPLGATEDRVCGTIDIEKALTEGVKAFEPGLLAKANRGILYVDEVNLLDDHLVDVLLDSAASGWNTVEREGISISHPARFILIGSGNPEEGELRPQLLDRFGMHAQVGTVRDAELRVKIVEERARFDRDPKAFRESYQEEQEKLQQQISSARSNLGAVQMDHDLRVKISKVCAELNVDGLRGDIVTNRAAKAVASLKGRDSVTVEDIATVIPNCLRHRLRKDPLESIDSGLLVIEKFYEIFS; translated from the exons ATGGTTTCCCCCTTCACCCCCTTCTCCCCGAcctccgcgcccgccgccgcgagGGCCCTCCTCCCAGCTTCCACCTCCCGCCCTCTCTCCCTCGCCGTCTCAG GCCGCATTCCGTTCACGAAGGGATTCCGCCGCGGCCGCTTCACCGTCTGCAATGTCGCCGCCTCCGAGCAG gaggtgaaggcgtcGGCCGCAGCAAAGGAGAGCCAGCGGCCGGTGTACCCATTCGCGGCGATCGTCGGGCAGGACGAGATGAAGCTCTGCCTGCTGCTCAACGTCATCGACCCCAAGATCGGCGGCGTCATGATCATGGGCGACCGCGGCACTGGCAAGTCCACCACCGTGCGCTCCCTCGTCGACCTGCTGCCCGACATCCGCGTCGTCATCGGCGACCCCTTCAACTCTGACCCCGACGACCCCGAGGTGATGGGCCCTGAGGTCCGGCAGCGGGTGCTGCAGGGTGACAACCTCCCCGTAACCAGGGCTAAGATCACCATGGTCGACCTGCCCCTCGGCGCCACCGAGGACAGGGTGTGCGGCACCATTGACATTGAGAAGGCACTCACCGAGGGCGTCAAGGCGTTTGAGCCCGGGTTGCTTGCCAAGGCCAACAGGGGGATACTGTATGTGGACGAGGTCAATTTGCTGGACGACCATTTGGTGGATGTGCTGCTGGATTCTGCTGCTTCCGGGTGGAACACAGTGGAGAGGGAGGGTATCTCCATCTCCCACCCTGCTCGGTTCATCCTCATTGGGTCTGGTAACCCGGAGGAAGGGGAGCTCCGACCGCAGCTGCTGGACCGGTTTGGGATGCACGCGCAGGTCGGTACGGTGAGGGATGCGGAGCTGAGGGTAAAAATTGTGGAAGAGAGGGCTCGGTTTGACAGAGATCCAAAGGCGTTCCGCGAGTCGTACCAAGAAGAGCAAGAGAAGCTCCAGCAGCAGATTTCATCTGCTCGGAGTAACCTCGGCGCTGTGCAGATGGACCATGACCTTCGTGTCAAGATATCCAAGGTGTGTGCAGAGTTGAATGTTGATGGGCTCAGAGGAGATATTGTGACTAACAGGGCTGCCAAGGCGGTGGCTTCGTTGAAAGGAAGGGACAGTGTCACAGTGGAGGACATTGCGACTGTCATTCCAAAC